In Tripterygium wilfordii isolate XIE 37 chromosome 23, ASM1340144v1, whole genome shotgun sequence, one genomic interval encodes:
- the LOC119993505 gene encoding protein EMBRYONIC FLOWER 1 — MGSNAVVEENRQSGNCNIVTQSVGSSIKIDSISIDLVSSNDKGNAAKCEHFSIRGYVSEIRQKDWRKCWPFSSDDNPNKSVEQTCMLPPLEVSKFKWWHCQHCLLEFGAKDAADNYGTRNDHGTSRLKSNTVCSHGMSLGDVSMLPSEFQEALKVDIFEGKKFDVNSPKLSTDCQLSSCRDKKENETEVVKCPNIGHEIDLEVEVSREIPPSSYIATEDVSNLMQERHNPDVTVAFPAQCNGSGDFCEPGCGQVEHADRNLNCIASINIAETSTKGQETSADNQLTELMTACGIAEEFDETLNANKRHATRHPSVESEDCDCTSYESAEIPVGNDLRDSHHDKAINLHRRKTRKVRLLTELLCEKGDADGNHFGKEESSSNSIFDASADADTLSAPQGMVAIQGNVPSMGPNRKRKLSRDEEWRSMGTSVPDNIDKRVGVLKGDVETTNAIAGPVLEKDLSAGMGLQTGMKSDLSKNRKGKSPIIGKRKNERIHILDECQPLGPSQMEVPRKNQDETVVGYEGDADDDISFKLVHGAFGGREMDLFPLPDQRAKRKSTSCKKNSKVHQSDDRKASLMPWTTWMAKEGSSTRKDVQSMPTVISCVPFQSAQLAATDRGLDLSLSSCLAVERSNGSFAPQAEGGKTSFLPWQKAISEDQALMSKRASGGRSKGPHLGFSSKRTSYGAPFFDEKHSHPSLVESSDLSLLQKKDFCNTSNGKKNIKVHEHPLFTKKDMDRADNESEQVAMDDVPMEIVELMAKNQYERCLPDADNDKIPLDMTNLTRNLQTRNFNKPCSNGAFSSFQEEAGPKQKPYAKNGRNGVITRCEILGSAKQKSAVSLCKEDTNHFSRSQIGQTQRPVGFQAFLQHPEEQSGGFRYSAGSSSGQNGSENCKWIGDMVGKRPPNASCWQTFGPCNTSPGVPRQNKEGANIWPYILPNNSPFIYNVPQKHAVTSADRDLLSRCPGTLLNGNPNGEHDMSSFNQNAARVGQHKENCGSKSIGRTHAENLFSHRHDRMKLQHKKMGSLDMYTNETIPAMHLLSLMDAGLQSSKPISMDVNPKFLKKPLMAHDSQPDFPGLESVVRSPSYDYYSKNKFPENSHEPFPTFPMVGASASLFQHDRSSKKATNFPDEGSWKSQENKKRKTSNSSAHNKGCGPQNSLSTGGGFGTGSGSVPARCKQKMFLGASDHIVFPTRFHGMQGSTNSILEAPSATGTLRPLKRSSETEICSINRNPADFSLPEAGNLYTIGGEDLKFRAAVTHPNRTGLEKLNGRKRQPKIPGMKQAVQRRA, encoded by the exons ATGGGGAGCAATGCTGTGGTTGAGGAGAATCGTCAGAGTGGCAACTGTAATATTGTCACACAGTCTGTGGGATCGTCCATTAAGATAGACTCTATATCTATAGATCTGGTCAGCTCTAATGATAAGGGTAATGCAGCAAAGTGTGAGCATTTTTCCATACG TGGCTATGTATCTGAAATTCGCCAAAAAGATTGGAGGAAGTGCTGGCCATTTTCTTCAGACGATAACCCTAATAAGTCTGTCGAGCAAACATGCATGCTTCCTCCTTTAGaagtttcaaaatttaaatggtGGCATTGCCAGCACTGTCTGCTGGAGTTTGGTGCTAAAGATGCTGCAGATAATTATGGAACTCGCAATGATCATGGTACCTCTAGATTGAAATCTAATACTGTTTGCTCCCATGGAATGTCTCTTGGTGATGTCTCAATGCTGCCATCAGAGTTTCAGGAAGCTCTGAAGGTAGACatttttgagggaaaaaaatttgatgtTAATTCTCCTAAGTTGAGTACAGACTGCCAACTTTCATCATGTAGGgataagaaagaaaatgaaactgaAGTTGTAAAATGTCCCAACATAG GGCATGAGATTGACTTAGAAGTTGAAGTGAGCCGGGAGATTCCTCCATCAAGTTATATTGCAACAGAAGATGTTTCCAACTTGATGCAGGAAAGACATAATCCTGACGTGACAG TGGCTTTCCCTGCACAATGTAATGGCTCAGGAGATTTTTGTGAGCCTGGATGTGGACAGGTTGAGCATGCTGATAGAAATCTCAATTGCATTGCCAGCATTAATATTGCTGAAACTTCTACCAAAGGACAAGAAACTTCTGCAGATAACCAACTTACTGAGTTAATGACTGCTTGTGGAATAGCTGAGGAGTTTGACGAGACACTTAATGCAAACAAGCGACATGCAACCAGACATCCTTCTGTCGAATCAGAAGACTGTGATTGCACGTCATATGAAAGTGCTGAAATCCCGGTTGGAAATGACCTTCGGGATAGTCATCATGACAAGGCAATCAACTTGCATCGTAGAAAAACTAGGAAGGTCCGTTTGCTGACAGAATTGTTGTGTGAAAAGGGAGATGCAGACGGCAATCATTTCGGAAAAGAAGAGTCTTCATCAAATTCCATTTTTGATGCGTCTGCTGATGCAGATACACTTTCTGCTCCCCAAGGGATGGTAGCTATCCAAGGCAATGTTCCGAGTATGGGTCCAAATAGGAAAAGAAAGTTGTCCCGTGATGAAGAATGGAGATCCATGGGTACAAGCGTTCCAGATAACATAGATAAAAGAGTTGGGGTCTTAAAAGGGGACGTGGAGACAACAAATGCAATTGCTGGCCCTGTATTAGAAAAAGATTTATCTGCCGGAATGGGTTTACAAACTGGTATGAAGAGTGATCTTTCCAAAAATAGAAAAGGTAAAAGTCCTATTATAGGTAAGAGGAAAAATGAAAGGATCCATATTCTTGATGAATGCCAGCCCTTAGGACCATCCCAAATGGAAGTACCAAGAAAAAATCAAGATGAGACTGTTGTTGGTTACGAGGGTGATGCTGATGATGATATTTCCTTCAAATTAGTGCATGGTGCATTTGGAGGCAGGGAGATGGATCTCTTTCCATTGCCTGATCAAAGAGCAAAGAGGAAGTCTACTTCATGTAAAAAAAACAGTAAGGTGCATCAATCTGACGATCGGAAGGCTTCTTTAATGCCTTGGACCACTTGGATGGCCAAAGAAGGTTCAAGTACGAGAAAGGATGTGCAAAGCATGCCAACTGTGATATCATGTGTTCCATTTCAATCAGCACAACTTGCTGCCACTGACAGAGGATTGGATCTTTCTCTCAGTAGCTGCTTGGCTGTAGAAAGAAGTAACGGAAGTTTTGCTCCTCAAGCTGAAGGTGGAAAAACTTCCTTTCTGCCTTGGCAAAAGGCCATTTCTGAAGATCAGGCTTTGATGTCTAAACGTGCATCAGGTGGACGAAGCAAAGGACCTCATTTGGGTTTCAGTAGCAAAAGAACTTCCTATGGAGCACCTTTCTTTGACGAGAAGCATAGCCACCCCTCTCTAGTTGAAAGCAGTGACCTATCTCTGTTGCAGAAGAAG GATTTTTGTAATACAAGCAACGGtaagaaaaatatcaaagttCATGAACATCCGCTCTTTACAAAAAAAGATATGGATCGAGCCGATAACGAATCAGAACAGGTTGCTATGGATGACGTACCCATGGAAATAGTTGAACTCATGGCAAAGAATCAGTATGAAAGGTGTCTCCCTGATGCTGACAATGATAAAATCCCTTTAGACATGACCAACTTAACAAGAAACTTGCAGACAAGGAATTTCAATAAACCTTGTAGCAATGGTGCATTTAGCTCATTCCAGGAGGAAGCTGGTCCCAAACAAAAGCCTTATGCTAAAAATGGTAGAAATGGCGTGATTACGAGATGTGAAATTTTGGGATCTGCAAAACAGAAGTCAGCCGTGAGCCTTTGTAAGGAGGATACAAACCATTTCTCTAGGAGCCAAATAGGTCAAACTCAAAGACCGGTAGGGTTTCAGGCATTTCTTCAGCATCCGGAGGAGCAATCAGGTGGATTTCGATATTCAGCAGGCAGCTCTAGCGGGCAAAATGGTTCTGAAAATTGCAAATGGATTGGGGACATGGTTGGGAAGAGGCCCCCTAATGCTAGTTGTTGGCAGACCTTTGGACCATGTAACACAAGCCCAGGTGTTCCACGGCAGAACAAAGAAGGAGCTAATATTTGGCCTTATATTTTACCAAACAACAGCCCCTTCATATATAACGTTCCTCAAAAGCATGCTGTTACCAGTGCCGATAGAGATTTGCTTTCGCGTTGTCCTGGCACTCTACTTAATGGGAATCCTAATGGAGAGCATGATATGAGCTCTTTTAATCAGAATGCTGCCAGAGTTGGACAGCATAAGGAGAATTGTGGTTCCAAATCTATTGGCAGGACGCATGCAGAAAATCTATTTTCTCACAGACATGACAGGATGAAACTTCAACATAAGAAGATGGGGTCATTAGATATGTATACTAATGAAACCATACCAGCAATGCACTTACTCAGCCTCATGGATGCAGGCTTGCAGTCGAGTAAACCAATTAGCATGGATGTAAACCCAAAGTTCCTTAAGAAACCTCTGATGGCTCATGACAGCCAACCTGATTTTCCTGGGCTGGAGTCTGTTGTGAGATCCCCATCATATGATTATTATAGTAAAAATAAATTCCCAGAGAATTCTCATGAACCTTTTCCTACCTTTCCAATGGTTGGTGCATCTGCTTCTTTGTTTCAACATGATAGAAGTTCCAAGAAGGCCACTAATTTTCCAGACGAAGGCTCATGGAAGTCTCAAGAGAATAAGAAGAGAAAAACCTCTAATTCGTCTGCACATAATAAGGGCTGTGGACCACAAAATTCTTTGTCCACTGGAGGTGGTTTTGGCACTGGTTCTGGATCTGTTCCTGCTCGTTGTAAGCAGAAAATGTTCCTTGGCGCTTCAGATCATATTGTTTTTCCCACCCGATTTCATGGAATGCAAGGTTCAACAAATAGCATTTTAGAGGCCCCTAGTGCCACTGGTACTCTTCGACCTTTGAAAAGGAGTTCAGAGACTGAAATCTGCAGTATTAACAGAAACCCTGCTGATTTTAGCCTGCCAGAAGCAGGAAATCTTTATACAATTGGAGGGGAAGACCTAAAATTCAGAGCTGCAGTAACTCATCCAAATAGGACCGGGTTGGAGAAATTGAATGGCAGAAAGCGACAGCCAAAGATTCCTGGCATGAAACAGGCTGTGCAGCGTCGAGCTTGA